From Solanum stenotomum isolate F172 chromosome 2, ASM1918654v1, whole genome shotgun sequence:
ATGTGAAAAACTTTTCCATTGGACCTTCTCATGATACCTTTGGTCCGAGGAACTGCTCGCATAGCCATATGATTCATTTTGAAGCTGAAGGCTTTTTGGCAAGGATGAAAGGTGCTGCAAATGGATTGCTAAGcaattgtttctttttccttcCAAATACAATCGGAGGCCAGTCACTGGCTTATCCAGATCCACCTATTAAAATGGTACAGCCAAGaatccatttttaaaaaaaatagacacaGACAAATAAAATGTACAGCATTGATTGGCTGTACATTAGGCAACTATCgttcaaaaaagtcacaaatgTAAGAAGAAACAAAATGTATTAGACTATCTATCGACACAAATTAATCATGGGAAGTagacaaaaatataattgtcGATCCCATTGTGCTTCCCACCATCCCTCACTCCTCATGCCcccaaaaaaagaattagaagggTGTGAAACTATAATAAAGACTACACAGTCGTTTATCAGTATAATGTACAAAATTTGCATACTAGTCCTCAGAACTATCTCCAGAAAGCTGTTCAAAGTTAAGCTAGTGTCAAATTGAAGCATACTGGGGAAGCTTGGCATGCATATAATAAGTCCCCAAAATCTGGATAGCATGAACCAGAATGTGATCACAAAATGCAAACCTGAAATAAGGCAGGCTCCTGGAGACAGAACCATAAACTAGAAATACTTGCATTCTATGATGCAAGGCCACACAAGTAATTTGACCAGTAGTATATTGATTAATCATATCAGCAGCAGAAACACCACTCAGAATGGAACACAAGTCTTCGGGATCACTAGATATTGACAATGAAAGCATTGATAGCAGCGCTCCATTAAAGTTGAGTTTTAATGCAACGAGCTGAATAGAGTCCTATCTCAGCGCCTAACAATCTAAGGATAGAAAAGAACCCAATAGAGTTGGTGCTGTGTGTTAGTAACAGGAAGGATccttatattttctaaattaagcAGGTAGGAAAAGATACGTTTCATCTTCTCATAGGGTTGCCATTTTGTGACCTAATTGGGGAGCTTGATGCAAAGTAATTTTTGATAACTGTTGAACAATACAAATAACAACATACCCggtgtaatcccacaaagtggggtctgggaaAGGTTGAATGTACACAGACCTTATCCCTACCTCAGagattgtttctgatagaccctcggctcaagaaGAAACAGGCAAAACAGTCCAAAAAGAGAATCAACGAAAGTGCAAGCATAACGAAGCATTCTAATcagtaactacaacaaaataatacaataatcgaAGTACAAGAAATATCATATCGTAACAGAAATCGAAGGACAATAAAACTATAGGAGTAATACTAAGACTACTATGATGGATAGATAGCAAGACAATTCACTACCACCTACCAACTTCCTACCCTAATTTGTGTCCTCCATAACCTCCTCCTATCTAAGGTAATGTCCTCGGTAAACTGAATCAATGTCATGTCCTGTCTAGTGTCTTCTCCCCAGAACTTCTTCAGCCCACCTCTACCTCTCCTAAAACCATCCATAGCCAACCTCTTACACCTGTACAGGGTAAGAGTGAATCTCCTTTTCACATGCCCACAGTCTCGCTTTCCGCATCTTGTCCTCCACCGAAGCCATTCCCATCTTGTCTCGGATATCTCATTTCTAATCCTGTCTCTCCTAGTATGGTCATACATCCATCACAACATACTCATTTCCGCATCTTTCATCTTTAGAATGTGagagttcttgactggccaacactcttATTCTATCCTGCATCACTTATTTCAACTGCTGCTCCAAATGAACTGCTTATTCCACTCTTTATTGATTCTACTAAAGAAGTGATTAGAAGATGGAGTCAAAGAAGGGTGGATTACAAATAACACAAACAGTTACTGATTACATAGCGTAAGGCATCATTGAACTCTCGAGAGTGAAAGAAGTCCATATTTCACATCCAAGGGATCATATTTCTTAATTGTTACATTTTCATTCATACATGATACTCCTTTCTATATACATGAAGGTCAAAAATCAGTCCTTCACCTAGTTACCCAAATCTATAAGAGAATCAACAGATGATGATTGGACTGATTTTGTAGAAATGGAACTGCATTCCAttggtttccttttttctttttgtgctCTTGACATATCACAGTTCGtttgtaaaatttatttgcTCATACAATACTATAACAAGACCATGAATAACCAAGAACTGAGCAATTTAATGCCTGTTCAAGAAGGTATCTATGTTTATCATTAATTTTTGCAATTCCATGATCCAATCCATAGAGCAATGTTTCAACTGTTGTCCATTTACTATGTTTATCCTCTTCTGTAGTATGCTTTATATCAGCCTTTCTCTAACATAGTTTAGCATTTGCATAATATAGCCtcatatcaaaatatataaacatatgattcactttgaaaaaaaaaaacaaaggatTTACTACAAACTCCTTTGAGAGACGGAATAGCTTCCCAGCTGTTTAAGTATCAAATCGAGCATTGTAAGAAACAGTTCAATGAAAGAGTACTTCATGAAACCTGGTAATCTGTAAACATTGTTTTTCTATGATCTGATAAAATCTAACACAGATCAGAAACTGGATTTGACGTAAAACTTTTTAAAACtgaaaattcatcaaaataattcATGAAGTTAACATAGCTTCCCAAGTAATAGATGAGTAAAGCTGGAGATTACCAGAGTTGTATTAACATATAACTTGGGGCCCATTAGACTGAACTTCAGAGTTGCACCACTTTGCTGCTTCCTCTCTGGACCAAGAGGAAGTTCACCAAACACTGGTCCCCATTGCCTTGGAAGCTGGAACTCCAAAAACTGATAAAGCTCTTCAATTGGTGGTTTATCTGTATGCCATATACAACGATCAAATGAGTTGTCTAAAAGTTACTTTTGAGTTTAGCACAAGGGtgtgcatcggtcggttcggttcgattttatgtattatcggtttggttttcggtttttaaatacgctaaaccaataacaaaccaataacatattctTTATCGGTTTTTGGAcattaacggttcggtttttggtttacccaataagaaaatgctcataaaataaatatatgcttTCTCACTTCTCTAACAATTTGGCACGATATAGTGAGACAAGCAAATCAACTGTAAATGCTTTGATATAGTGAAACAAGAAATATAATGAGAAATTGCATCAATAAGAGTAGATGTAGTACGAAGGTTACAACAACATGTTACAACCAAAACATAATATGGAATTTCTGATGTGAAGTACAAGTACCATAACGTGTGAAGTGTGTAGACCGTAGTGTAGAGTTCTGATATAGTGTTtagttatgttaaattattaatatttaatatttattaagggTATAGTAGTAACTTACTATtgtcttaatgggttatcggtttcCCCAATAACCCAATACTAAAAACCGATACCAAACagataacccaataattttttttataaaaccattaaaaactcgttaacccaataacccaatagcaATGacccaataacatttttttcggTTCAGTTTATTGGTCGGTTCGGcttttgcacacccctagtttTGCACGAATATCAAAAAGATGGTTCCTGTGCAAAAACactcaaatcatgatatttgCCTTTCCTAGAAGGCAAAATATGTGAGGAGCTTAAAGCTTATATTCTTAAAACATCTACAGCCATAAGTTCACAAGAGTCATCTTGTTTCTAGTATATCAGGAGTTGTAGATTACTGGATTTATGAATTGTGATAATTTGGAATTCAGTTTCCTCCATAAAGGTCTAGCTAATTAATGTGTCCAAATATTAACTACACTTTCGGCCAATTCAAGGTTTTGCTGCATTCCTTTAGTTAActctaatttgtatttatttagaCAGATCTTTCTATCATTTAAAGCCAAACAAAGATTTAGCTATACACCTAAGAGGCAAGCAGCAAAGTCTTTGGTTAAGATGAATCAGGAAACAGCAGCCCATATTATGCAAAAGATATACAATACTCACAACGTATGTACAAGTTAATCGCATGGCTCAAAAAACCACTGCCATCAATCCCGCTCAATAATGATGATATTGGAATTAATGACATTGAAATCACGTCTGGTTCAACTGGAACAGTTTGACACCACCTTTTATGTGGGATATTTCTGATACGGCTTCCACCTCTCCTCCCCCAGATGAATGTAATATCCTGATGTCAAAGAGAATAGGTAAAAGTAGGGATTGGTAAAGGAAATGAGAAGATTATGGACAACCaaataatgaatataatattGACATATGAAGAAACGGAAAGAAACTTGAATATCAAATTGGAAATGGAAGGAAGAAATGAAACATCTACCCAACCAGAGTTTGAAAAGGCACTTTAGGGTTTCACTGATGGCAACAAGGCGAAAATCAGAGCAATCAGAAAACCTAAATAAGAGCTAAAATGAAAGTTATGGTCTCAAAAAGAGCAGTGTCAAACCATAGTAGTTCATTGGATGCTCttcatatacaaaagaaaaaggatgAAATTTCAGTTTGACTGACTAATAAGCCTTCCTCAAACTAGGAGCAGACAACCACTTACTCACACTAGAAGCCCAAAAATGTATAAACCATTATTTTATACTACGAGAGAGAGAAGTGACTAATGAGAGATGTGTTTTACCCTTATTGTGTTCCATAGAATTTTCCCTTTAGCTTTAgatcaaaagagaaaaaaacaacCCGCGTACCCGCACTGCCCCACATGTTtttctccaaaaatattttatatccgCCCTGCAAAAACTCTAACCCGTACTGCCCCGCACCGCACATTGCCATCCTTAACGTACACTCTACTCTCCCCACACCCTACTTTGTGGGATTATACTGGTATGTTGTTGCCTTTTACTGGATTAACCTGGGGTTATATCCATAACAAGTCACAgtcaaatttttataaaacatTTTCAATCAGAAACTGGCCAAgcaaatacaaactttaaggaTGCAGAAATTTTGCTTACTAGTATTCATAAGACTTGTTACCTCTTTGTGAAGATGAACTGTTGATGTAGTGGAATCCATAAAGGGCAACAGTTGTTCACTATTAGCTAGCTGAAAGCAATGAAGCCAAAGTGCTTAAGTTAGAATCACAACATGCTTCTGGTTTTATTAATTGCAAGGCTAACACAACTCTGAAATAAAACCTTTTCTTGAAAAGTACcaacaatttaaagaaaaatggtCCATCTGCTATAACTCTAAGAACCTAAAAGCCTGGATAAAAAGAGacaacattttaagtgacaaaatctatttaagaaaagaaagccAAACAGTATAGAAATTTCTGTCGCAGAAAAAGAATACTAATGATTGTAAGTTTCTCAAGTTCATTCTCATTGCAATGGCACCAAGAGCAGAAAGGGAAGTTGAGGCCCTTCTGCACAGTCAAGTTTCTTGGAAGAACTTTAAGTTTATTATTTGAGTAATTCCATAACATTGAAGTGCAGAAAGATTGTGCGCATCCCAAgttttgaaatgaaatgtttACTGTCCTTCCATTAACAATAAGCAGCATCAGAGATACTATACACACTCCCAAGTACAAAATTGTCATTCAAATACAGaattaaatcatataaaaatgaCACTTGTAAGAAAACGATATCAGCTGATAAAGGAATAGTTAGGGATAAACTTTTCACAAAAGTACATATTCAGTTGGAGGAGAATCGAACTTTTCAGCAGGAAGTAAAGTCGGAAGCGAAATAATATAGGTTGCCAGGATTATATTTATAATCTGAAGACCAAGCAAGGGTTGAATTACTATAAAGATGCAGAACTTTTGTGCTAATTGACAACGGAggaatttacatattttttcttctcccaGAGTGTCATTTACTTTTATAAGAATATAGACTATTTACATACCTCTCTGTTATTCAGTAAAAACAGTACCcgctctttttttttcaatcggTATGGGAGATGTAGTGGTATGGAAGTAGAAATTCTAACTGCATACATTGAAAAAGTATGCACCTATATAATATGCTCAATCAGAGGAACCTTACCAAATAAGCAACTAAAAACGAGAATTTGGTTGCTGTACAAGCAAAATATAGATGGCTCAAATTTCAATGTGCCCATTAGATACTCAGATAACTTTACATAAAGAGTCAATCATCACCagtaaaaaatttgaaagaagcaAAGCAGGTGATCAGGATAAGCAAGTCAAGCCAGCTTTTTTGAGGTTCCCAGAAACAAATATGATCTTCAGATTGCATGACATAATGCAATTATAACTTATTGTCAAAAGCTAAAGAAAGATACTAATAGGTGTAGAAAAAACAGACTATTTTAGATTTAACATAAAATGCTAAGGCTGGAGATCAAAATATTGCAAGGAAATGTGATCCAACATTTTGGACCACTGTCTCTGTATGTGTGTGCGTGTTTGTTCGTGAGAGTGGACATCAGAAACCATTTTACCCTATATGTGCTTACCAAAGTAGTGCTGGATTGTACATTTGCGTCGCTAAATCTTTCATCTGCCACTTCTTTCAACCTTTTCTGTACATCAGCAGGCTGAAGTGTTGATGAATATTGCTGTTTGACATATACAACATCCTTTCCGCCCATCTTTACACCAACAATAACATGGGTACCATATTTCTCAATAAACCTGGAAATTAAAATTGTTTCCAACTTTTGATGTAAGTCTAAGAATTAATGTTGAGTATGTGACTGAGTAATATGATTTAGCATCAAATTGCAAGccacaatatatttttattatgttgaTGAAGTAAGGGTGCTTCATTAATAAAGCATCAAGCAGATGCGATGTGTTTAATGtgcaaaacttagttcaaatacATGAGTAGAAACTACACTATGACTAGGGAGCTAATGAAGTCCAAAAATTTATCAGAACTATTAACAGTTACAATGTTGTTCCAGCAAAAAAGAATTACAAAGCAACTAGCTTTGAGGGAATGCATCTTTTGCAGGTCACAATGTCACTCTGGAGGCTCACTATAACGGTAAAATGTAGGCAGTCTCCCACTCCTTGGCCCTTGGCATCTCATCAGTTGATCGACAAGATAATTACTGGTGCGGAAACATTCTTTGCGGGTAGAAAGCTCTGTTATTATAAATACACTGTCATTAGGTGCATAAAGGATCTTACTTCTACTTATCCATGCACAGCTCTAGAATAGGGGAATAACTTCCATGAATACCTTGGGAATTATCAACTTGTTGTATTCAAGAACCTCCCAAGGAACCCAACAAAAATCTCCACAACGAAGATATATAAGATTGGAGGTATTTAAGAAGCTGAGTACCAGAGAATTCAGAAATAAAAGGGTTCCTACATGCTTACGACTTCTTATGAGCAAGCTCTATCTCATTTGTTCATCGATGTGTTACAGTTTTTaaaccaaataaaaagaaagaggaaaaaacaaCCATTAAAAAAGTAGGTAGAAAAACATGAGCAGTGATTTAATGAAAGAGGTTACCTACACCTGGAGGAAATAAAAGAATGAAATGCAAACCACTTCTCACCTTGTCAATGCTACTGGATCCCAAGACGAAGGAATTGCTTGTTTAACATGATCACGCAGTACAACTTGAGCCTTTTCTAATGCAATGTTATAGAGAGTGATGAAGACCCCATCAAAAGCAAGAGCTTTCGTGTAGGAAGCATCTTTTTGCCAACAAGTGGTATATTCAAAAGCAGCATTGAAATGGCCCGTTGGAATCTTACCAGAAAGGGATAGTTCCTGATTAAATCGCTCGGACATCTAGAAGGATAAAGGTAATATGTCttaggaaaattaaaattgaactcaaaataaaaaattattaatcataattataTCAGCTTTCCAGTAGAAATTTACTCCTCTTCCTCACCTCCGAAAATCCTTCCTTTTTTGTGTTCTTTCAGTAAAAGGCTTAAAAAAAGGTAAAGACACCAAGGAAGTGAATGGATACCCTATATTCACAACttcttttgataaaaataataaaagtatgtaATATGTGGGCAAAGTAAGCACCAGTATACAAGGAGTATACCAAAAGTAGAAAACCTACAAAGTGATAGGTTTTCATGAGAGacacccaatcatctatttAAAAAGGAATACCATGGGTGCATCACAAGGAAATACTACTTGTTAGTTGTACGAAATTCATTTCTACACCCTCAAAAGCTCTCTTATTTCTCTGTCCAAACAGCCCGCGTAAGTACTAGAGGTGGGACATTCCACACCTTGtgtcttctccttcttcctccaTCCAACTGAACAAAAAATCTTTCAGCACCCGGATAACCGAAAAACCCCCGAACCAATTAAGGATTAACAACTATATGCATAGCAAAAAACTAAAAATGGTTATGCAAACCTCAATGTACTGATTACAAGGAACAGAAGTTGCTAAGCGTCCTCTTCTATCTCATGTACTAAATTGTTGTGTTATTGCATATGGAAATCAATGCTTTATAAAACTGCATGGGACACCATGAGCTTTTCCATAATAAGCAACATAATTTGTTGTGCTAATGTAATATGGTACTGATACGAACACGCCTCAGCATTTTATGGCTCTTTATTTACTATAAGGttcttaaaaactgaaaattttcatatatctttaatttttaatgatcTTTTTAAATTACTAAAGTCACTAGGTCTCATGTAATCTATCTATATcttctatactaccttaaaagcatgaactcccaaACTTGAATgttattactataatacccccaattaaaaatattcaatttattttattaattaattttattatattgaaagtAGATACgttttcaaattaaatgattGTCACTgtttcaatgagttgtgacgaagggttgtgacttttctaaagggttgtgccTTTCCTGATGAGTTGTGCCTTttttaaagggttgtgacttttcggataaggcacaattaacacctattcatactactatttggtagctataaatagaggggtttcctcacacttttaaactacaatttCTTTAAgttctctactcttcttcttcttaaaaaatctcaagtgTTATTTGCAAAAAATGATTAAGTTCGAAATTCAACAAAATTCGAGGTACCTCATAAGAAAAAGTTGGTGAAAAAATTGTaacaaatcattcatcaattcacaCTCGTATTTTTTCTTACCATTTTCATGAGTTAACAGTGACGAGAAGTTGTGGGAGAGACAATAATATTAAACAGATATGAGAAAAGGCATATGAtttgggtaagatatttcttctttctttttttattttttattttttattcttttccctcAAACGAAGgagttttttcctaatttttctaaaacaatGGGTATCAACGTAGTCcattaaattattagttttgatgttaaattcactatttcaaaaatatattttcacttttacttataatatgataacatagccatgataataattattttttaatagatatgtatataaaaaattaacggagaaagtaaagtgttggtgGCAAGAGATTTAAATCAAATGGAACACTAGAGTGAATTtagcatgaacatatattttcgtcttccttcttcattgacTATGTACTGttccatataatttttctttacatcacaagatacactccttactagctatataaaaatagataagaaaattttgattgatcataaaatgatcttaaatcaaattaatgattctataaataatactttaaagtttattcatctattaatttttattattaaaaaatttaaatattttacatcatgatacaacttctataagatactagatactttcattagacaacaactatatgatatgtatgcggcagaaaaaaggagaaagactACAATTTCACAAAGATAAGGTAGAAttttaatgaaatgaaatatttttcaccataggtgatgttattcatatattaaaattaaattattctatTGAAGTATATGTAACCATCATTCATGATAACAACCAAGTACACTTTTTGGTAAAATTACCTCTCTATGATAGccttatttaaatattaattgagtaataatattttgtaaaagatatgttgcatataaagataaaattgaaatacttatggtaatccttattagtgtcatgcacgtattaaatttcaagtatgaatatttaagacaAAATTTTTACTTAAATGGTGTACATCATTTATGTTCATAACCTCAAGAGGAAAGGCTGTTGGTGACATTTTTTGAatggatattttttttctattttgttggttagatttgtttacaaaattgagtgaagtaagaaataatattattaaagaaatgtcactttctcccatatttaaactttgaatgtattttgaaatgttttaatgatatctggtcattttgatctcaaaatacaagtaactctatgataatatgtattaataatttaaaaacaattgTCCTATGTTTATTCAAAAGGTTGTGACATTTCTGGTAAGGCACAATTAGCacctattcatactactatttgtttgttataaatagaggaatttcctcacttttaaactaagattattttaagttttctactctttttcttcttaaaaattCCCAAGTGTTATTTGTAACAGTTGATTAAGTTCGAAATTCAAAGAAATTTGAAGTAccacataagaaagagttggtgaacaaattgtagcaaatcatATAATAATTCACTCGTATTTCTTTCTTACGATTTTCAC
This genomic window contains:
- the LOC125856826 gene encoding MACPF domain-containing protein At4g24290-like, which produces MATSSNKETAMRLREVAEGAVKAIGLGFDIVDDLRLKFCKDYQLISVDDDQVRDISIPGGILVQNVPKSINCDKGERMRFSSDLLSFSKMSERFNQELSLSGKIPTGHFNAAFEYTTCWQKDASYTKALAFDGVFITLYNIALEKAQVVLRDHVKQAIPSSWDPVALTRFIEKYGTHVIVGVKMGGKDVVYVKQQYSSTLQPADVQKRLKEVADERFSDANVQSSTTLLANSEQLLPFMDSTTSTVHLHKEDITFIWGRRGGSRIRNIPHKRWCQTVPVEPDVISMSLIPISSLLSGIDGSGFLSHAINLYIRYKPPIEELYQFLEFQLPRQWGPVFGELPLGPERKQQSGATLKFSLMGPKLYVNTTLVDLDKPVTGLRLYLEGKRNNCLAIHLQHLSSLPKSLQLQNESYGYASSSSDQRYHEKVQWKSFSHVCTAPIESDDLSIVTGAQFEVRESGLRNVLFLRLRFSKVIGATVIKRPEWDGSPVITEKSGIISTISSHFSSAQKPPPRPSEVHINSALYPDGPPMSAQTRRLLKFVDTTEMMRGPQDQPGYWMVSGARLVVDKAKISLRVKFSLLAVVLPDEEESLQG